In a genomic window of Terriglobia bacterium:
- a CDS encoding DUF2721 domain-containing protein, producing the protein MRVQYPSVANNPFAVLTAVVAPAILTNASSVLALGTSNRLARVVDRTRAVAAQLASLESGSAHHQGWTLQFDGLRVRAQLLVKALRNFYAALGLFAASALVSVGGSIAAYYGRRLLFEAAAALAILTGAAAVAGLSWGCSLMVRETRLAIQNLAEEAQMTSTHQ; encoded by the coding sequence TTGAGGGTGCAATATCCGTCGGTGGCCAACAATCCGTTCGCGGTGCTGACTGCCGTGGTTGCGCCGGCAATCCTGACCAACGCGTCGTCGGTGCTGGCGCTGGGAACGAGCAACCGCCTGGCGCGCGTAGTGGACCGAACTCGCGCCGTCGCCGCGCAACTCGCCTCTCTGGAGAGCGGGTCGGCTCACCACCAAGGTTGGACATTGCAGTTCGACGGCCTGCGCGTACGCGCGCAATTGCTGGTCAAGGCGCTACGAAACTTCTATGCCGCCCTGGGCCTGTTTGCCGCTTCGGCGCTGGTGTCGGTCGGAGGCTCCATCGCCGCCTACTACGGACGCAGACTCCTGTTCGAGGCCGCCGCCGCCCTCGCCATTCTGACCGGCGCCGCCGCGGTTGCGGGGCTGTCCTGGGGATGTTCCCTTATGGTTCGCGAAACGCGTCTCGCGATTCAAAACTTGGCGGAAGAAGCCCAAATGACTAGCACGCACCAGTAA